In a single window of the Silvimonas iriomotensis genome:
- a CDS encoding DUF1801 domain-containing protein: MPTPKHNPKVDAYAEQAEDFAKPIFTHLRNLIHTVCPEVVEEVKWGIPHFDYKGDMMCIFAAYKKHCSFTFYKDALMSDPRLKANDALPAARRFMGKLTRVTDLPPEDELTAWIKEAMGLNEQGLKLPAREAKTPKEVGVPAAFAEKLQANPEIIKIFESKSASFQKEYNVWIGEAKTDATREKRIEEALAWIAEGKGRFWKYAK, translated from the coding sequence ATGCCTACGCCAAAACACAATCCCAAGGTAGATGCCTACGCAGAACAGGCCGAAGACTTTGCCAAGCCCATCTTCACCCATCTGCGAAACCTGATTCATACGGTGTGCCCGGAGGTCGTTGAAGAGGTCAAATGGGGAATCCCGCATTTCGACTACAAAGGCGACATGATGTGTATCTTCGCCGCCTACAAGAAGCATTGCTCCTTCACGTTTTACAAAGACGCGCTGATGAGCGACCCACGGCTCAAGGCCAATGATGCCCTCCCCGCTGCCAGGCGTTTCATGGGCAAGCTGACCAGGGTGACCGACCTGCCTCCAGAAGATGAGCTGACCGCCTGGATCAAGGAAGCGATGGGACTCAATGAGCAAGGCCTGAAGCTGCCGGCACGCGAAGCCAAAACGCCCAAAGAAGTTGGCGTGCCAGCGGCATTTGCCGAAAAGCTCCAGGCCAACCCGGAGATCATCAAGATTTTCGAGAGCAAGTCGGCGTCGTTTCAAAAGGAATACAACGTCTGGATTGGCGAAGCAAAAACAGATGCCACGCGTGAAAAGCGCATCGAAGAAGCGCTAGCCTGGATCGCGGAGGGCAAGGGGCGTTTCTGGAAGTACGCCAAATAG